In one Bos mutus isolate GX-2022 chromosome 19, NWIPB_WYAK_1.1, whole genome shotgun sequence genomic region, the following are encoded:
- the CCDC182 gene encoding coiled-coil domain-containing protein 182, translated as MEPLYQPGSILMKVNTLQGKKMVESGLQSGDFSLPPSWSSSLLPLADLEILQQKVAGMQRELEDFKKEALRAIRYLEDAFCEMNGALVQQEEQAARVKQRLREEEDRGVVRNKVLTFLLPREKQLREHCKRLEFLLLGRGRDPPSIPGKIQAK; from the coding sequence ATGGAGCCCCTCTATCAGCCCGGTTCCATTCTTATGAAGGTGAACACCTTACAAGGAAAGAAGATGGTGGAGAGCGGCCTCCAGTCTGGGGACTTCTCGCTGCCCCCGTCGTGGTCCTCCAGCCTCCTGCCGCTGGCCGACCTAGAGATCCTGCAGCAGAAGGTGGCCGGGATGCAGCGAGAGCTGGAGGACTTCAAGAAGGAGGCGCTCAGGGCCATCCGCTACCTGGAAGACGCCTTCTGCGAGATGAACGGGGCCCTGGTGCAGCAGGAGGAGCAGGCGGCCCGCGTGAAGCAGCGGCTGCGGGAGGAGGAGGATCGGGGCGTCGTGCGGAACAAGGTCCTCACCTTCCTGCTGCCCCGGGAGAAGCAGCTCCGGGAGCACTGCAAGCGGCTGGAGTTCCTGCTTCTGGGCCGGGGCCGCGACCCCCCTAGCATCCCTGGGAAGATCCAGGCCAAATGA